The proteins below come from a single Xiphophorus couchianus chromosome 20, X_couchianus-1.0, whole genome shotgun sequence genomic window:
- the tmem183a gene encoding transmembrane protein 183A, which yields MPKKGNRKRLKFKAGDVCCESVTVADFANADPAVVKSGRVKKAVANAIEKEVKLLCGLEASQGAVEEVLSSASSVGADAVGSSDDPEDDEGESETKVTRKKKNKRKKESSESSDGEDYPVDIWLVLSSYIRPEDVCKFSLICRSAWTVTCTAAFWTRLYRRHYRVEVDLPFRLQPDCIDRMRCLRACVIRSLFHLYEPFSLRVSKSPALPESTPTTLLNSKCFLFWVKKVSGTRPEALWEFNFKFKKQGHFKNGCAKSLHLPKQYEEVHMNSDSDCCVLQVTTLNYIFIPVVMGLTLTLFTINVSTDMRHHRVRLVFQDSPVQRGRKRGDQGGTQVVLDPVHSVKLMDWWHPLYPLLTFT from the exons GAGACGTTTGCTGCGAATCAG TCACTGTTGCTGATTTTGCTAACGCTGACCCAGCCGTGGTGAAGTCGGGTAGAGTAAAGAAAGCTGTCGCAAATGCGATTGAAAAAGAAG TAAAATTGCTGTGTGGGTTGGAAGCCTCTCAGGGGGCGGTGGAGGAAGTCCTCTCGTCTGCGTCGAGTGTCGGAGCAGACGCTGTGGGCAGCAGCGATGACCCAGAGGACGATGAAGGGGAAAGTGAAACTAAAGTGACCcgcaagaagaaaaacaagagaaagaaag AGAGCAGTGAGAGCAGTGATGGAGAGGACTATCCAGTAGATATTTGGTTGGTGCTTTCCTCCTACATCAGACCTGAGGATGTGTGCAAATTTTCTTTGATCTGCAGGAGTGCATGGACAGTCACTTGCACTGCGGCTTTCTGGACCAGACTCTACAGAAG GCACTACAGGGTTGAAGTTGATCTGCCGTTTCGCCTTCAGCCTGACTGTATAGATAGGATGCGCTGTCTACGGGCTTGTGTGATTCGCTCCCTTTTCCATTTGTACGAGCCGTTTAGCTTGCGTGTTTCAAAAAGTCCTGCACTGCCAGAATCCACGCCCACAACGCTGCTCAATTCCAAG tgttttctctTCTGGGTCAAAAAGGTGTCAGGGACTCGACCAGAAGCATTGTGGGAGTTCaacttcaaatttaaaaagcag GGACACTTTAAGAATGGTTGTGCCAAGTCTTTGCATCTGCCCAAACAATatgaagaagttcatatgaaTTCAGACTCTGACTGCTGTGTGCTTCAGGTCACCACACTTAACTACATCTTCATCCCTGTAGTCATGGGCCTCACACTTACTCTG TTCACGATCAATGTGAGCACGGACATGCGTCACCACCGTGTCCGTCTGGTGTTCCAGGACTCGCCTGTGCAGCGGGGAAGGAAGAGAGGGGATCAAGGCGGGACGCAGGTTGTGTTAGATCCCGTGCACAGCGTGAAGCTCATGGACTGGTGGCATCCACTGTACCCTTTGTTAACCTTCACATAA